The following are from one region of the Salvia splendens isolate huo1 chromosome 2, SspV2, whole genome shotgun sequence genome:
- the LOC121764270 gene encoding putative HVA22-like protein g: protein MIGEFVNTCLILVLGYAYPAFQCFKTVEKNRVEIPELRFWCQYWILVAIITILERIGDVFISWFPMYGEMKLALFIYLWYPKTKGSGYIYDRLLQPYVSRHETDIDRSLIEFRERAWNLAIYYWHNCTELGSTKILQFLQFVSSRSTQNPGNQQRVNTTPEPSAPPHFSHAPRSENETHLIRPEDVIDSDGFNFKEKLGLENDVSTAKHRLRRFIDGN from the exons ATGATTGGAGAATTCGTCAACACTTGCTTAAT ATTGGTACTAGGATATGCATACCCTGCTTTTCAATGTTTCAAGACTGTagagaaaaacagagttgaGATTCCGGAATTGCGCTTTTGGTGTCAATATTG GATACTTGTTGCGATTATCACAATTCTTGAGAGGATTGGGGATGTATTTATTTCATG GTTTCCAATGTATGGAGAGATGAAATTGGCACTCTTCATATACCTATGGTATCCCAAAACTAAG GGATCAGGATACATATATGATAGATTGCTGCAACCATATGTGTCAAGGCACGAAACAGATATCGATAGAAGTTTGATCGAATTTAGAGAGAGGGCATGGAACTTAGCAATATACTATTGGCATAACTGCACAGAACTTGGCTCCACTAAGATCCTCCAATTTCTGCAATTTGTGTCTTCACGGAGTACTCAG AATCCAGGGAACCAACAACGGGTTAACACTACTCCCGAGCCCAGCGCGCCACCGCATTTTAGCCATGCGCCAAGGTCGGAGAATGAGACACATTTGATTAGGCctgaggatgtgattgattctGATGGATTTAACTTCAAAGAGAAATTGGGTTTGGAGAATGATGTTTCGACGGCTAAGCACAGACTTAGGCGTTTCATAGATGGCAACTAG